One stretch of Planctomycetota bacterium DNA includes these proteins:
- the thiE gene encoding thiamine phosphate synthase produces MLYFRIIDVNANRAREATRVIEDYARFILEDAVLSAKARSIRHQLVNILKPCARQMLASRDIQADIGKETATSAKTTAEIVISNLRRLSESLRSISEYSKTIIKDNLCKSACTEQSECVSSVVRDVERLRFEAYQLEQEFSFILYPNKAFDKVRLYVLVPGIRNDKIIRDLIKGGAGAIQLRVNTPSPFPLPCGERIGEGSGTESLTDKKLLELAVKFRKITRAHQALFIINNRIDIALLSNADGVHLGATDCSVRDARKILGPDKIIGATSHSIAEALDAQRNGADYVSVGPMFSSPTKPHLALVGFSYLKEVARKIHIPYVAIGGITARNLPVLLKAHKRLFKEPLKIAVSSGILNSKNVSEATRRINKILNHKGH; encoded by the coding sequence ATGCTGTATTTCCGTATCATTGACGTCAATGCCAATCGGGCGCGGGAGGCAACCCGGGTTATAGAGGATTACGCCCGCTTTATCCTGGAGGATGCGGTCTTGAGCGCCAAGGCCCGGAGCATTAGGCATCAATTAGTAAATATCCTCAAGCCCTGCGCTCGGCAGATGCTGGCCAGCCGGGATATTCAGGCCGATATCGGCAAGGAAACCGCGACATCAGCCAAGACAACCGCTGAGATTGTCATCAGTAATCTCCGCCGGTTAAGCGAGTCATTACGCAGTATTTCAGAGTATTCTAAAACTATTATTAAAGATAATCTGTGTAAATCTGCTTGCACTGAGCAAAGCGAATGTGTGTCATCTGTGGTTAGGGATGTTGAACGCCTGCGCTTTGAGGCATACCAATTAGAACAGGAATTCTCATTTATCCTCTATCCTAACAAGGCATTTGATAAGGTGCGTCTTTATGTGTTGGTGCCGGGCATCCGGAACGATAAGATTATCAGGGATTTGATTAAGGGAGGAGCAGGTGCTATTCAATTAAGAGTAAATACCCCCTCACCCTTCCCTCTCCCCTGTGGGGAGAGGATAGGTGAGGGGAGCGGTACCGAATCATTAACCGACAAGAAATTATTGGAGCTGGCTGTAAAGTTTCGGAAGATTACCAGAGCGCATCAGGCCTTGTTTATTATCAATAACCGGATTGATATTGCTTTGTTGAGCAATGCAGACGGCGTGCATCTGGGCGCCACTGATTGTTCTGTCCGTGACGCTCGCAAAATATTAGGGCCGGATAAGATTATCGGCGCCACCAGCCATTCCATTGCCGAGGCGCTGGACGCCCAGCGGAACGGGGCTGATTACGTCTCGGTCGGTCCGATGTTCTCGTCGCCCACCAAGCCGCATCTGGCGCTGGTTGGGTTCAGTTATCTCAAGGAGGTGGCCAGGAAGATACATATTCCCTATGTGGCTATCGGCGGCATCACCGCAAGAAATCTGCCGGTTCTGTTGAAGGCGCATAAGAGGTTATTTAAAGAACCGCTCAAGATTGCGGTTTCATCGGGGATTCTCAACAGCAAGAATGTATCAGAAGCAACAAGGCGGATAAATAAAATACTTAACCACAAGGGACATTAA
- a CDS encoding DEAD/DEAH box helicase family protein, protein MILKDYQIEVIDKLKEFYTEAEKQKSEVEKSNDKVLRESVSYVDTVYTKLDLHFADRPKNGLGQSYTRFCLKIPTGGGKTLLAIEAIREYQNLFAKKRTGLVVWIAHRETIYRQTIEKLRDKNHIYRQWLDQCSGNRTIILEKGQPLRMQDTDSNLVILMLMIQSAGKKTKENMKVFQDSGKYIDFFPPDNQYEEHEKLLRRVPNLDPTPGDVFGKRIIKTSLGNIIRMENPLMIVDEFHTMFSDIAKSTLDGLNPSMIIGLSATPKKREGMNIFIEITGKALKDEEMIKLDMHLHSPTTSGDWHEMINSVRKKRETLEKTATDFNRNKGIYIRPIALIQVERTGKDQRGKEFVHSEDVREYLVAQGVPAHQIAVKSSEMDEIKEEKLLSQTSEIRYIITKEALKEGWDCSFAYVLGVIPNARSESSMTQLVGRILRQPYAKKTGVAELDESYVYFNQGDTEDVLHNIQRGFVEEGLGDLVQNISRESGPTGSDKIKTKIKKDILNKYPESLYLPVWLVKEDNKYRRFSYDIDIRPRINWQNGHYDKWLEKEILPLLSAKSSAYEYIVDLDNRHERRDLDEMDEGVFDISYLTRRISDVVDNAFIAFDLAQEFISAGDKYKDRQKLLINSGFIIKEIVKKLSDEKIQQEQLIFDSLLKGKELMLAVSDDEQVGYSLPKNNEVYPEYAETYKLNLFEKSDIKSMNSLERRIAGSIDNKKNVIWWARNIASSRKWYAIRGWKRGKIRPDFIVARKNKSDALELVYIIESKGEHLIGNPDTIYKKSVFDKMNQETIEQVTLKLIKFKLNKDFRFELVEQGQEDIEINRFFN, encoded by the coding sequence ATGATTCTAAAGGATTATCAGATAGAGGTCATCGATAAACTAAAAGAGTTCTATACCGAGGCGGAAAAACAAAAGAGCGAGGTAGAGAAGTCAAATGATAAGGTTTTAAGAGAATCTGTTTCTTATGTTGATACTGTTTATACTAAGCTTGACCTGCATTTTGCCGACCGGCCTAAGAACGGCTTAGGACAATCATATACCCGTTTTTGCCTGAAGATTCCGACCGGCGGGGGCAAGACCCTATTGGCAATTGAGGCCATCCGGGAATACCAAAACCTATTCGCCAAGAAAAGAACCGGGTTAGTGGTTTGGATAGCGCACCGCGAGACCATCTACCGCCAGACCATAGAGAAACTCAGGGATAAAAATCATATCTACCGCCAGTGGCTGGACCAATGCAGCGGCAACCGGACCATTATTCTGGAAAAAGGACAGCCGTTACGGATGCAGGACACGGACAGCAATCTGGTGATTCTGATGCTGATGATTCAGTCGGCCGGAAAGAAAACCAAGGAAAATATGAAGGTCTTTCAGGACAGCGGCAAATATATTGACTTCTTCCCGCCGGATAACCAATACGAGGAGCATGAAAAACTATTAAGGAGGGTCCCTAATCTTGATCCTACCCCTGGTGATGTATTCGGCAAGAGAATAATAAAGACCAGTTTAGGCAACATAATCAGGATGGAGAATCCGCTTATGATTGTGGATGAATTCCATACGATGTTTTCGGATATTGCCAAAAGCACGTTGGACGGCTTAAACCCATCAATGATAATCGGACTGTCGGCTACGCCCAAAAAACGGGAGGGCATGAATATTTTTATAGAAATTACGGGCAAGGCGCTTAAGGACGAGGAGATGATTAAATTAGATATGCACCTGCATTCGCCGACTACCAGCGGAGATTGGCATGAAATGATTAACAGCGTCAGAAAGAAAAGGGAGACGTTGGAAAAGACAGCGACTGACTTTAACCGTAATAAGGGGATATATATCAGGCCGATAGCATTGATACAGGTAGAGCGAACGGGTAAAGACCAGAGGGGAAAAGAATTTGTGCACAGCGAGGATGTGCGCGAATATCTGGTTGCGCAAGGAGTTCCGGCTCATCAAATCGCGGTAAAATCAAGCGAAATGGATGAGATTAAAGAGGAAAAACTCTTATCGCAGACAAGCGAAATCAGATACATCATTACCAAAGAGGCGTTAAAAGAGGGCTGGGATTGTTCATTTGCCTATGTTTTAGGGGTGATACCCAATGCCAGGTCTGAATCCTCAATGACCCAGTTGGTCGGCCGGATATTACGCCAGCCGTATGCCAAGAAGACCGGGGTGGCGGAATTGGATGAAAGTTATGTCTATTTTAACCAGGGCGATACGGAAGATGTCCTGCATAACATCCAGCGCGGATTTGTAGAGGAGGGTTTGGGCGATTTGGTCCAGAATATCAGCCGGGAATCAGGCCCGACCGGCTCGGACAAGATAAAAACAAAGATTAAGAAAGATATTCTCAATAAATATCCTGAGTCGTTATATCTGCCGGTCTGGCTGGTTAAGGAAGATAACAAATACCGGCGGTTCTCTTATGATATTGATATCAGGCCCAGGATTAACTGGCAAAACGGGCATTACGATAAATGGCTGGAAAAAGAAATCCTGCCTTTGCTTAGCGCGAAATCATCCGCTTATGAATATATAGTTGATTTGGACAATCGGCATGAAAGGCGGGATTTGGATGAGATGGATGAGGGCGTTTTTGATATTTCATACCTAACCCGCCGGATATCCGATGTGGTTGATAATGCCTTTATTGCCTTTGACCTGGCTCAGGAATTTATCTCGGCCGGCGATAAATACAAAGACAGGCAAAAACTGCTAATCAACAGTGGATTCATTATCAAGGAAATCGTCAAGAAGTTGTCAGATGAAAAAATCCAGCAAGAGCAATTAATATTTGATTCATTACTGAAAGGCAAGGAATTAATGCTGGCGGTCAGCGATGACGAGCAGGTCGGGTATTCGTTGCCGAAAAATAATGAGGTCTATCCGGAATATGCCGAGACATATAAACTGAATCTTTTTGAGAAGTCGGATATAAAATCAATGAATTCGCTGGAGCGGAGAATTGCCGGTTCTATTGATAATAAGAAAAATGTAATCTGGTGGGCGCGGAATATAGCCAGCAGCAGGAAATGGTATGCCATAAGAGGTTGGAAGAGAGGCAAAATCAGGCCTGATTTTATCGTGGCCAGGAAGAATAAAAGCGATGCGTTGGAACTCGTTTATATCATTGAGAGCAAGGGCGAACATTTAATTGGCAATCCG
- the dapB gene encoding 4-hydroxy-tetrahydrodipicolinate reductase produces the protein MITIGINGASGKMGLSLVRLITESKDLRLVMAIDRSDNPNIGKDIGLMAGLGKALGVRLSAGMTQRASVMIDFSHPAGTMKILKECLKYKTALLIGTTGLSTAQKNQIRLAGKKIACLISPNMSIGANLLFKVAPQIAAILGQEYDIEIVETHHRFKKDAPSGTAIRLADAITATTGKKIPTHSLRIGDVVGDHTAIYSTLGERIELTHRVHTRDIFSRGALKVARFLAKVRPGFYTMATAIGEPRPAGRDAIK, from the coding sequence ATGATTACGATAGGCATAAACGGCGCGTCAGGCAAGATGGGTCTTTCGCTGGTGCGTCTGATAACTGAATCCAAGGACCTTCGGCTGGTTATGGCTATTGACCGTTCGGATAATCCCAACATCGGCAAGGACATCGGCCTGATGGCCGGTCTGGGCAAGGCCTTGGGCGTTCGCCTGTCTGCTGGGATGACCCAGAGAGCAAGTGTAATGATTGACTTCTCCCATCCGGCGGGCACAATGAAGATTCTCAAGGAATGCCTCAAATACAAAACCGCATTATTAATCGGCACGACCGGATTAAGTACGGCCCAGAAAAACCAGATTCGTTTAGCCGGCAAGAAGATTGCCTGTCTGATTAGTCCGAATATGAGTATCGGGGCCAATCTGCTCTTCAAGGTCGCTCCCCAGATTGCGGCGATATTAGGCCAGGAATACGATATAGAGATAGTAGAGACACATCACCGGTTCAAGAAAGACGCGCCCAGCGGCACGGCCATCCGACTGGCTGACGCCATTACCGCTACTACCGGTAAAAAGATACCGACCCACTCATTACGCATAGGCGATGTGGTGGGCGACCACACGGCAATTTACAGCACCTTAGGCGAGCGCATAGAATTGACCCACCGGGTCCACACCAGAGACATCTTCAGCCGTGGCGCATTAAAGGTCGCCCGTTTCCTGGCCAAAGTCCGGCCCGGATTTTATACCATGGCTACCGCCATTGGCGAGCCTCGCCCTGCGGGGCGGGATGCGATAAAGTAG
- a CDS encoding site-specific DNA-methyltransferase has product MPSLNFKGKNAVWNHHLSVPYQILEKDKKLSLKGKNEDENLIIEADNLVALKSLLPKYQGRIKCIYIDPPYNTGNENWVYSDNVSSPLIKEWLKKGPVGSEDLTRHDKWLCMMTPRLKLLRELMSEDGVIFVSINDIESSHVRMLMDDIFNGNFIGMLIWRKKEGGGQTDDYFVTEHEYVLAYAKSPDFKWVDETIPIDEAKFKKEDNDGRFTAVKLAKWGSGARKEDRPTMHFAIKSPDGKNVYPKAPDGSAGRWRVGKLTMDNLLENGLVYWEEKNGDWVAYEKIYYDEEDVKTIKERSILYELASTGDATKALTELFGKKDIFENPKPVELTKFLMRYTTDKSSIILDSFAGSGTTAQAVLELNKEDGKEGNRKVILIQLPEEIRKDKPAYKAGYRYVHEITRERVKRVIERDKLGVGFSYMNLGSQIDADSILSGKLPTYKEFAKYVYYLATGKTGNESIYLIYEKDKDKLKKLAITLEWAEQTNKKDKGKKIIYAPACFIDEEYLEKFNIHFVSIPYNLFEKK; this is encoded by the coding sequence ATGCCATCACTAAATTTTAAGGGTAAGAATGCAGTTTGGAATCATCATTTGTCCGTTCCATACCAGATACTGGAAAAGGATAAGAAGCTGTCACTCAAAGGCAAGAATGAGGATGAGAACCTGATTATAGAGGCGGATAATCTGGTCGCGCTAAAAAGCTTGTTACCGAAATATCAGGGCCGGATAAAGTGTATTTACATAGACCCGCCATATAATACCGGCAATGAAAATTGGGTTTATAGCGATAATGTCAGCAGTCCGTTAATAAAAGAATGGCTAAAAAAAGGGCCTGTTGGTTCTGAGGATTTAACCCGTCACGACAAATGGCTTTGTATGATGACGCCTCGCCTTAAACTTCTTCGTGAATTGATGAGTGAGGATGGTGTCATATTTGTTAGTATTAACGACATTGAGAGTTCTCATGTGCGTATGCTAATGGATGATATATTTAATGGTAATTTTATTGGTATGTTAATATGGAGGAAAAAAGAGGGTGGAGGACAGACTGACGATTACTTTGTAACGGAACATGAGTATGTTCTTGCGTATGCTAAATCGCCAGATTTTAAATGGGTTGATGAAACAATTCCGATAGATGAGGCAAAATTCAAGAAAGAAGATAATGACGGAAGATTTACTGCGGTTAAACTTGCTAAATGGGGTTCTGGAGCACGGAAAGAAGATCGGCCAACGATGCATTTTGCAATAAAATCTCCCGACGGTAAAAATGTGTATCCAAAAGCACCAGATGGGAGTGCTGGAAGGTGGCGCGTTGGGAAATTAACAATGGATAATCTTCTGGAAAATGGATTAGTCTACTGGGAGGAAAAAAATGGCGATTGGGTGGCCTACGAGAAAATCTATTATGACGAAGAAGACGTTAAGACAATTAAAGAACGGAGCATACTATACGAATTAGCTTCTACTGGTGATGCCACGAAGGCGCTAACTGAGTTATTTGGGAAAAAGGATATATTTGAAAATCCTAAGCCAGTTGAACTTACTAAATTCTTAATGCGATATACCACTGATAAATCTTCAATTATTCTTGATTCCTTTGCTGGTTCGGGAACAACAGCCCAGGCGGTTTTAGAGTTAAATAAAGAAGATGGTAAGGAGGGGAATAGGAAAGTCATTTTAATTCAACTGCCAGAAGAAATTAGGAAAGATAAGCCAGCATATAAGGCTGGGTATAGATATGTTCACGAGATTACAAGAGAGCGCGTTAAACGAGTGATTGAAAGAGATAAATTGGGTGTTGGCTTTTCATACATGAATCTTGGATCACAGATTGATGCGGATTCTATCTTATCAGGCAAGTTGCCAACCTATAAAGAGTTTGCCAAGTATGTTTATTATCTGGCAACCGGAAAGACAGGCAACGAGTCAATTTACCTTATATATGAAAAGGACAAGGACAAACTAAAGAAGCTGGCAATTACGCTTGAATGGGCAGAGCAGACAAACAAGAAAGACAAGGGCAAGAAGATTATCTATGCCCCGGCCTGTTTCATAGATGAAGAATACCTGGAGAAGTTTAATATCCATTTTGTGAGTATTCCTTATAATCTCTTTGAAAAGAAATAG